From Xiphophorus hellerii strain 12219 chromosome 6, Xiphophorus_hellerii-4.1, whole genome shotgun sequence, the proteins below share one genomic window:
- the fam110b gene encoding protein FAM110B, producing the protein MPTETLAPPLPGSKSAGPTTPFSSTVPLRILNKGPEYFRRQAEPNPNRLSAVERLEADKAKYVKSQEVINAKQEPVKPPVLAKPTVDPSILPKKSPGIGGGGNGAGIPFKASNNNAKSDTCASSCGSSKRENLNLEILKNLLNSSSSSAAGSEGLSSGAKSAVLMRSSVRMARSWTPLGMPLTYRSTMTLNEQPSDSAPSPSTSHSLRSFSHSLKVPPVASGGRRTPQQAGNLNLSRRVQDERGCEGGVVQRSHSPLPPLLTSHSSSDLLRLCNGKPLRTTQSSSSSAPPLPPKPKPTSLPPALSLSLPRARPPMSPTPCNNTTPQSLPCDFGDPVSASAELNIDLEQGSNVTRRSSLHRSKSDLSDRYARAGADVERFFNYCGLDPEELEAVGPENFARANSDIVSLNFRSASMISSDCDQSRRSSNDGISEEDEGEEEEEAGERVPYGISAVERNARVIKWLYSIKQARETQKVSHV; encoded by the exons AGAGACACTGGCTCCTCCCCTGCCAGGTAGCAAGTCTGCTGGCCCCACCACGCCCTTCAGTTCCACTGTACCTCTTCGCATCCTCAACAAGGGCCCTGAGTACTTCAGAAGGCAG GCGGAACCAAACCCAAACCGCCTGAGTGCAGTTGAGAGACTAGAAGCTGACAAAGCAAAGTATGTCAAGAGTCAGGAGGTCATCAACGCCAAGCAAGAACCAGTCAAACCGCCTGTCCTGGCCAAGCCCACCGTTGACCCTTCCATCCTGCCAAAGAAAAGCCCTGGGATTGGTGGAGGAGGGAACGGAGCCGGGATCCCTTTCAAAGCATCCAATAACAACGCAAAGTCAGACACATGTGCGTCCAGCTGTGGCAGCAGCAAACGGGAGAATTTAAATCTGGAGATCTTAAAAAATCTGCTGaactcatcatcatcctcagcaGCAGGTTCTGAAGGACTGTCAAGTGGAGCTAAAAGTGCCGTCCTCATGAGGTCATCAGTCAGAATGGCCCGAAGCTGGACACCGTTGGG GATGCCACTAACATACAGATCCACCATGACCCTTAATGAGCAACCTTCAGACTCAGCTCCCAGTCCGAGCACCTCGCATTCTCTCAGATCCTTCTCTCACTCCTTAAAGGTCCCCCCAGTGGCCAGCGGGGGGCGTCGCACTCCACAACAAGCAGGAAACCTGAACCTTAGCAGACGAGTCCAAGATGAAAGAGGATGTGAAGGAGGAGTTGTCCAGCGTTCTCATTCCCCACTGCCACCTCTTCTGACCTCCCACTCATCATCTGACCTCCTGCGACTGTGCAACGGTAAACCGCTGCGCACCACTCAGTCTAGCAGCTCTTCAGCCCCACCCCTCCCTCCCAAACCAAAGCCCACCTCTCTCCCTCCTGCACTATCCTTGTCACTGCCACGTGCGCGTCCGCCAATGTCCCCTACGCCCTGCAACAACACAACTCCACAGTCTTTGCCATGTGACTTTGGAGACCCTGTTAGTGCATCAGCTGAGTTGAACATTGATCTGGAGCAGGGTTCAAATGTGACTCGTCGTTCGTCACTGCACAGATCTAAATCGGACCTGTCGGATCGGTATGCCCGGGCCGGAGCGGATGTGGAAcgcttttttaattattgcgGCCTTGACCCTGAGGAGTTGGAGGCAGTGGGTCCCGAGAACTTTGCACGGGCCAACTCGGACATTGTCAGCCTGAACTTTCGATCAGCTTCTATGATCTCCTCCGATTGTGACCAGTCACGGCGATCTTCCAATGACGGAATATCAGAAGAGGAtgagggggaggaagaggaggaggccgGTGAGCGCGTCCCCTATGGCATCTCAGCTGTGGAGCGAAATGCAAGGGTTATTAAATGGCTGTATAGCATTAAACAAGCAAGAGAAACACAAAAGGTTTCCCATGTTTAG